In the Chromatiales bacterium genome, GAAGGCCGTCAGGCCGTAGGAGATGGTCACCGCGACCTGTTGCTGGTTGAAATGGGCCCCGCACTGCGCCACCGCCTCGCGCAGCTTCTCGGCCACCACGTGCGCGCCCGCAAGGTCCGTCTCGGGCATGAGCAGGGCGAACTCCTCGCCGCCGTAGCGCGCCAGGATGTCCGACTCGCGGATGCCCCTGGCGGCGATGCGCGCCACCAGGCGCAGCAGCTTGTCGCCCGCCTTGTGGCCATAGGTGTCGTTGATCTGCTTGAAGTGGTCGATGTCGAGGAGACACAGGGCCAGTGGCCGGCCATAGCGCTGGAAGCGGGCAAACTCGGCCGTCATCGCCTGATCCCAGGCCAGGCGGTTGGGCAGCTCGGTCAGTGCGTCCTGGTAGGCCTGCTCGCGCTGCTGCTCGAGGTTCACGCGCAACACCTCGGCCTCCTCCTCCAGGGCCTGCATGCGGCTCGTCAGCTGGCGGATCTCGTCGCGCGCCTGTTCGGTGCGCCGCGCCTCCAGCCGTCGCTTGGCCTCCAGGTGGACCTCCAGCGTATCCAGGCGTTGCTGGATGTTGGTCTTCAGCGTCTCCAGGCTGGTGGCGCCCTGGATGGAATCCTGCAGCCCGCGCACCTCGCCGGCCATGGCGGCATCCAGCTCGCTGCGCTCGGTCCGTGCCTGTTGCCGGTTCGATTCGCTGATGCCGAGTTCGTCCTCGAACTCCTTGAGACGACCGGTGAGTTCGGCGAGAAAGTCCTCGAACTCGCGCTTCTCCTCCTGCACCACCGCGCGGGCCCGGGCGATCAGGTCCGCCACCTCGCGCAGCCAGTGGGCCAGCTGGTCTTCGCCCGGGCAGGCGCTCAGCTGCTCGATCAGGCGCTCCACCGGCCCGGCCAGCAGACCCGGGAAGTCCAGGCGCTGTACGAGCTGGGTCAGCACCTCGTAATACGGCACATTTGCGGCCGGGGCGGCCACTGCAGCGGGTTCGGCGGCGGTGGCCGGCGCGTCTGCCACCTTGCCCTCGCCCCCGGACGCCGGCCCGGACTCCGCGGCAGGCGGCGGCATGGTCACCCAGTCGCCGAGCTCGCTGAGCAGGGCATCGACGGCGGCCTCGGAATCCAGGCGATGGGCGCGGGTCATCAGGCGTCGACGGCCGGTATCCCGCTCGGGGCCGACCTCCAGCCGGGCCAGCCAGCCCGCCAGCCGGGTACCCAGGTAGGCAACGGGCGGCTCCAGCTCCGCCCTGGCCGCCACCGGTTCCGCCAGCTCGGTGGCAGCGGCCTCGCGCGCCTCCCCGCCGCCGAACAGGCGCCGGAACATCCCGCTCTTCTGGGCCTCGCCCTCGGGACAGGCCTGTTCGCGCTCCCAGTCCAGCCACTCGGCCAGGAAATCACGCACCAGGTCCACCGCCGGTGCCGGGTCGGCATCCGGCTCGAAGCCGGCCAGCTGCTTGTCCACGGCACGGGCCCGGCGCTGCAGGCCCCGGGGTATGGCGAGGTGGTCGATCAGCGTGGAGAGGGTCTCGAAGGACGACGGCCGTACGGGTTTTGCGCCGCGCTGCTTGTCCAGCTCGACGATGGCGAGGGAGACGACCTCGAGGTCGTGCTTCAGGCGGTCGAGCTTGCCCCCCGAACGCACCGTGTTGCGCAACCGCTCCAGGGCCTTGTTGAGCGTATCGTCCTGGGTATCGGCCGCCAGCGAGACCCGCGACACCGCCTGGCGCAGGAAGGTCTCCGTCTCCTTCCACTGGTGCTCCTTGCGCTCGTACTCGTCGAGTACGTCGAGGTATTTCTTGCGCCAGCGCTCGGCATTCTCGTCGGCCGCCATCCGGACTCCCGTATCCACCGATGTGTGTAGGTCCGTGCTACTTTACCCAATCCCCGTCCGGCACGGAAACCGGAGCGATGCACAGCCGCCTTTCGCTATACTCGCCAGATGGACAACGTCTCTCCCAAGGGCCTCCCGCCCAGGCATGCCTGGCAGCTGGTGCAGGAAAACCCGCGCGCCCTGCTCATCGACATCCGCTCCAACAT is a window encoding:
- a CDS encoding diguanylate cyclase, producing MAADENAERWRKKYLDVLDEYERKEHQWKETETFLRQAVSRVSLAADTQDDTLNKALERLRNTVRSGGKLDRLKHDLEVVSLAIVELDKQRGAKPVRPSSFETLSTLIDHLAIPRGLQRRARAVDKQLAGFEPDADPAPAVDLVRDFLAEWLDWEREQACPEGEAQKSGMFRRLFGGGEAREAAATELAEPVAARAELEPPVAYLGTRLAGWLARLEVGPERDTGRRRLMTRAHRLDSEAAVDALLSELGDWVTMPPPAAESGPASGGEGKVADAPATAAEPAAVAAPAANVPYYEVLTQLVQRLDFPGLLAGPVERLIEQLSACPGEDQLAHWLREVADLIARARAVVQEEKREFEDFLAELTGRLKEFEDELGISESNRQQARTERSELDAAMAGEVRGLQDSIQGATSLETLKTNIQQRLDTLEVHLEAKRRLEARRTEQARDEIRQLTSRMQALEEEAEVLRVNLEQQREQAYQDALTELPNRLAWDQAMTAEFARFQRYGRPLALCLLDIDHFKQINDTYGHKAGDKLLRLVARIAARGIRESDILARYGGEEFALLMPETDLAGAHVVAEKLREAVAQCGAHFNQQQVAVTISYGLTAFVEGDTPDAAFERADKALYRAKREGRNRGVVSSLGHSGGTG